From the Chelonoidis abingdonii isolate Lonesome George chromosome 12, CheloAbing_2.0, whole genome shotgun sequence genome, one window contains:
- the LOC116832757 gene encoding HLA class II histocompatibility antigen, DR alpha chain-like isoform X1 → MGAGRGVPMAQLALLTLLALPGAGAVTAENMLSQVAFYQRTDPAQREAGEFMFEFDHDEIFHVDLERKETVWRLPDFGKFTSFEAQGALGNMAVLKKNMEIMIQRSNRTRAQTVPPEVTVFPEEPVELGEPNVLICFVDKFSPPVLSVTWLKNGQEVTGGVSETDFYPRQDNSFRKFSYLAFLPSQGDFYDCRVEHWGLPEPFTKHWEVQVPTPVPETTETLVCALGLAVGIIGIIVGTILIIKGMKMNAARNPRGPL, encoded by the exons ATGGGTGCAGGACGGGGCGTCCCcatggcccagctggcccttctCACCCTGCTGGCACTGCCGGGCGCCGGGGCGGTGACAG cgGAGAACATGCTCTCCCAGGTGGCCTTCTACCAGCGCACGGACCCGGCCCAGCGGGAGGCCGGGGAGTTCATGTTCGAGTTCGACCATGACGAGATCTTCCATGTGGACCTGGAGAGGAAGGAGACCGTCTGGCGCCTGCCCGACTTCGGCAAGTTCACCAGCTTCGAGGCGCAGGGCGCCCTGGGCAACATGGCCGTGCTGAAGAAGAACATGGAGATCATGATCCAGAGGTCCAATCGCACGCGGGCCCAGACCG TGCCCCCTGAGGTGACCGTGTTCCCCGAAGAACCCGTTGAGCTGGGGGAGCCCAACGTCCTGATCTGCTTTGTGGACAAGTTCTCCCCACCGGTGCTCAGCGTGACGTGGCTGAAGAACGGGCAGGAGGTGACAGGGGGAGTCTCCGAGACCGACTTCTACCCCCGCCAGGACAACTCTTTCCGCAAGTTCTCCTACCTGGCCTTCCTCCCTAGCCAAGGCGACTTCTACGACTGCCGGGTGGAGCACTGGGGGCTGCCTGAGCCCTTCACAAAgcactggg aAGTCCAGGTGCCCACCCCTGTCCCCGAGACCACAGAGACCCTGGTGTGCGCCCTGGGTCTGGCCGTGGGCATCATCGGCATCATCGTGGGCACCATCCTCATCATCAAGGGCATGAAGATGAACGCTGCCCGCAACCCGCGGGGCCCCTT ATAA
- the LOC116832757 gene encoding HLA class II histocompatibility antigen, DR alpha chain-like isoform X3: protein MGAGRGVPMAQLALLTLLALPGAGAVTAENMLSQVAFYQRTDPAQREAGEFMFEFDHDEIFHVDLERKETVWRLPDFGKFTSFEAQGALGNMAVLKKNMEIMIQRSNRTRAQTVPPEVTVFPEEPVELGEPNVLICFVDKFSPPVLSVTWLKNGQEVTGGVSETDFYPRQDNSFRKFSYLAFLPSQGDFYDCRVEHWGLPEPFTKHWDKRREEPGPRIPLVPAWDPLAPPPTVPTPRPLVPAAVPRPLAPLLR, encoded by the exons ATGGGTGCAGGACGGGGCGTCCCcatggcccagctggcccttctCACCCTGCTGGCACTGCCGGGCGCCGGGGCGGTGACAG cgGAGAACATGCTCTCCCAGGTGGCCTTCTACCAGCGCACGGACCCGGCCCAGCGGGAGGCCGGGGAGTTCATGTTCGAGTTCGACCATGACGAGATCTTCCATGTGGACCTGGAGAGGAAGGAGACCGTCTGGCGCCTGCCCGACTTCGGCAAGTTCACCAGCTTCGAGGCGCAGGGCGCCCTGGGCAACATGGCCGTGCTGAAGAAGAACATGGAGATCATGATCCAGAGGTCCAATCGCACGCGGGCCCAGACCG TGCCCCCTGAGGTGACCGTGTTCCCCGAAGAACCCGTTGAGCTGGGGGAGCCCAACGTCCTGATCTGCTTTGTGGACAAGTTCTCCCCACCGGTGCTCAGCGTGACGTGGCTGAAGAACGGGCAGGAGGTGACAGGGGGAGTCTCCGAGACCGACTTCTACCCCCGCCAGGACAACTCTTTCCGCAAGTTCTCCTACCTGGCCTTCCTCCCTAGCCAAGGCGACTTCTACGACTGCCGGGTGGAGCACTGGGGGCTGCCTGAGCCCTTCACAAAgcactggg ATAAACGCAGGGAGGAGCCGGGGCCCCGAATCCCCCTGGTGCCTGCGTGGGACCCACTCGCACCACCACCCACTGTCCCCACTCCGCGCCCATTGGTGCCAGCTGCTGTACCCAGACCCCTGGCCCCGTTATTGCGCTGA
- the LOC116832757 gene encoding HLA class II histocompatibility antigen, DR alpha chain-like isoform X2, with protein MGAGRGVPMAQLALLTLLALPGAGAVTAENMLSQVAFYQRTDPAQREAGEFMFEFDHDEIFHVDLERKETVWRLPDFGKFTSFEAQGALGNMAVLKKNMEIMIQRSNRTRAQTVPPEVTVFPEEPVELGEPNVLICFVDKFSPPVLSVTWLKNGQEVTGGVSETDFYPRQDNSFRKFSYLAFLPSQGDFYDCRVEHWGLPEPFTKHWEVQVPTPVPETTETLVCALGLAVGIIGIIVGTILIIKGMKMNAARNPRGPL; from the exons ATGGGTGCAGGACGGGGCGTCCCcatggcccagctggcccttctCACCCTGCTGGCACTGCCGGGCGCCGGGGCGGTGACAG cgGAGAACATGCTCTCCCAGGTGGCCTTCTACCAGCGCACGGACCCGGCCCAGCGGGAGGCCGGGGAGTTCATGTTCGAGTTCGACCATGACGAGATCTTCCATGTGGACCTGGAGAGGAAGGAGACCGTCTGGCGCCTGCCCGACTTCGGCAAGTTCACCAGCTTCGAGGCGCAGGGCGCCCTGGGCAACATGGCCGTGCTGAAGAAGAACATGGAGATCATGATCCAGAGGTCCAATCGCACGCGGGCCCAGACCG TGCCCCCTGAGGTGACCGTGTTCCCCGAAGAACCCGTTGAGCTGGGGGAGCCCAACGTCCTGATCTGCTTTGTGGACAAGTTCTCCCCACCGGTGCTCAGCGTGACGTGGCTGAAGAACGGGCAGGAGGTGACAGGGGGAGTCTCCGAGACCGACTTCTACCCCCGCCAGGACAACTCTTTCCGCAAGTTCTCCTACCTGGCCTTCCTCCCTAGCCAAGGCGACTTCTACGACTGCCGGGTGGAGCACTGGGGGCTGCCTGAGCCCTTCACAAAgcactggg aAGTCCAGGTGCCCACCCCTGTCCCCGAGACCACAGAGACCCTGGTGTGCGCCCTGGGTCTGGCCGTGGGCATCATCGGCATCATCGTGGGCACCATCCTCATCATCAAGGGCATGAAGATGAACGCTGCCCGCAACCCGCGGGGCCCCTTGTGA